One genomic window of Caenorhabditis elegans chromosome I includes the following:
- the Y71F9AL.2 gene encoding Protein kinase domain-containing protein (Partially confirmed by transcript evidence) translates to MTIVSKIDYSHLLNWPLHIVMSKSTENANEEPVFNIGTVVNGYKLVKKIDEGGFGQVFKVTKDDKTFYAMKLESNFLEGGSAIKLELNVLSQLPKNSVFPALVCGGRRARYQFLVLELLGDNLKVLKSQSTNPEVWSDGTWSRVGIQCLFAIKVMHDAGFVHRDIKPSNFAIGFSATSEIRSRRILLFDFGLARKFVRKLPQASVSVKKDVSKAKSALLKNSSTTKAVAKLRGKPPTHRIRDPMKMKKSAGSAAKTKNKDPSQRAMEEIPEHEGYKFRVARPRTDFRGTHQYASPNAHMLIELGRHDDIWSLMYMVAESFVELPWTGCEETEVEHYKNQSTILRLFSDEKNPTRLNADMRRQLDEIYSMLKASKYYDSPNYDAVYQFFKDSMAKAKVTWDTPFDWEIGNTLSEETSKGVKRKMGGPWENPGLFFKKGRWAGLKFIPELTPKSAPTSKKQNLPKSSSKGGRAARQMSKEDSANGDDVVVNQGTPAQKSAKQEKKEKTVEENV, encoded by the exons ATGACAATTGTCAGCAAAATCGATTATTCCCATCTATTAAACTGGCCGCTTCATATCGTCATGTCAAAATCAACAGAAAATGCGAATGAGGAGCCGGTATTCAACATTGGAACCGT AGTCAATGGTTACAAATTGGTCAAAAAGATAGACGAAGGAGGATTCGGGCAAGTATTCAAAGTGACAAAGGATGACAAGACGTTCTACGCGATGAAATTGGAGTCAAACTTCCTCGAAGGCGGCTCAGCGATCAAGCTCGAACTGAATGTGCTCAGCCAACTTCCGAAGAACTCAGTGTTCCCGGCACTTGTCTGTGGCGGCAGAAGAGCCCGTTACCAATTTCTAGTTCTTGAACTACTCGGAGACAATCTCAAAGTGCTGAAATCTCAAAGCACGAATCCAGAAGTATGGTCCGACGGAACATGGTCAAGAGTTGGAATTCAGTGCTTGTTCGC AATCAAAGTGATGCACGACGCAGGCTTTGTCCATAGAGACATCAAGCCGAGCAATTTTGCGATCGGATTCAGTGCAACATCGGAGATTCGCAGTCGACGAATCCTTTTATTCGACTTCGGACTGGCGAGAAA ATTCGTCCGAAAATTGCCCCAAGCTTCTGTGTCAGTGAAGAAGGATGTGTCAAAGGCGAAATCTGCACTTCTGAAGAATTCCTCCACAACGAAGGCCGTTGCAAAACTGCGAGGCAAGCCTCCGACCCATCGGATTCGTGATCCAATGAAGATGAAG AAAAGTGCCGGGAGCGCTGCCAAAACCAAGAATAAGGATCCCAGCCAACGGGCAATGGAGGAGATACCCGAACACGAGGGATACAAATTCCGAGTTGCCAGACCACGTACGGATTTCCGCGGAACTCATCAATATGCTTCGCCGAACGCTCATATGCTCATTGAACTG ggACGTCATGACGACATTTGGTCGCTGATGTACATGGTGGCCGAGTCCTTTGTCGAGCTACCATGGACGGGATGCGAGGAGACCGAAGTGGAGCATTACAAGAATCAGTCAACCATTCTTCGTCTGTTCAGTGACG aaaagaaCCCGACCCGGTTGAACGCAGATATGAGACGTCAATTGGACGAGATTTATTCGATGCTGAAGGCTTCAAAGTACTATGACAGTCCAAATTATGATGCCGTTTATCAATTCTTCAAAGATTCGATGGCAAAAGCCAAAGTCACTTGGGATACTCCATTCGATTGGGAGATTGGCAACACGTTATCTGAGGAAACGTCGAAGGGTGTCAAGCGCAAGATGGGGGGACCATGGGAGAATCCTGGGCTCTTTTTCAAG aaaggtCGCTGGGCTGGACTCAAGTTCATTCCAGAACTGACACCAAAATCTGCTCCAACATCAAAGAAGCAAAATTTGCCAAAGTCATCTTCGAAAGGAGGGAGAGCAGCTCGTCAAATGAGCAAAGAAGACTCGGCGAATGGTGATGATGTAGTTGTGAATCAAGGTACGCCGGCGCAGAAGTCAGCGAAGCaagagaagaaggagaagacgGTTGAAGAGAATGTTTAG